From the genome of Streptomyces sp. NBC_00659, one region includes:
- a CDS encoding DUF6716 putative glycosyltransferase, producing MPPRRIAVIADSDTRWKWGASVARQIAPGHALDALFLRTRATPTERQLTEIGIVPDTRRDVTVAELVDDQELAAADVLVLATAGGTTLALTHGLGIAWQGRERRPVTVTGYVGVVYEKMVDGLMTRAGTDLVLANSGYDADRFRAAFTSVGVDPGSVVECALPFLGGEPYAPSAERPFTLTFAVQPSVPKGRASRLQLLERAAAHARRHPDRLVLMKLRSLPGEHTTHVEADPYQLLVEKMAEPAPANLRLVYGNMGEVLDRTDLLVTVSSTAALESMHRGIPTAILTDFGVRGWGLPCSNGVESSGKHGNHYFVHSGCLASWDDLDAGAAPRVDPAWAARQGVGKSDPYAAARARVAALEAAGRLPALRPYYSPQRAGAYLGGILERNGLDDKGRPSALAPVGSEAGPLRTVIRRAARGGAKSLYRVGRERVAPALRRWGQN from the coding sequence ATGCCCCCCAGACGTATCGCCGTCATCGCCGACTCCGACACCCGCTGGAAGTGGGGCGCGTCCGTCGCCCGGCAGATCGCCCCCGGGCACGCCCTCGACGCGCTCTTCCTGCGCACCCGGGCCACCCCGACGGAGCGCCAGCTCACGGAGATCGGGATCGTGCCGGACACCCGGCGCGACGTCACGGTCGCCGAACTGGTCGACGACCAGGAGCTCGCCGCCGCCGACGTGCTCGTCCTGGCCACCGCGGGAGGAACGACACTCGCGCTCACCCACGGCCTGGGCATCGCGTGGCAGGGGCGGGAGCGGCGGCCGGTCACGGTCACGGGATATGTCGGGGTCGTGTACGAGAAGATGGTCGACGGGCTGATGACCCGGGCCGGCACCGACCTCGTCCTCGCCAACAGCGGGTACGACGCGGACCGTTTCCGTGCCGCGTTCACGAGCGTCGGCGTCGACCCCGGCTCGGTCGTGGAGTGCGCCCTGCCCTTCCTCGGCGGGGAGCCGTACGCGCCGTCCGCGGAACGGCCCTTCACGCTCACCTTCGCCGTCCAGCCGTCGGTGCCCAAGGGCCGGGCGTCCCGGCTCCAGTTGCTGGAGCGGGCGGCGGCCCACGCGCGACGGCATCCCGACCGGCTGGTGCTGATGAAGCTGCGCAGTCTGCCGGGCGAGCACACCACGCACGTCGAGGCCGATCCGTACCAGCTCCTCGTCGAGAAGATGGCCGAGCCGGCCCCGGCCAACCTGCGTCTCGTCTACGGCAACATGGGCGAAGTCCTGGACCGTACCGACCTGTTGGTGACGGTCAGCTCCACGGCCGCCCTGGAGTCGATGCACCGCGGCATCCCGACCGCGATCCTCACCGACTTCGGGGTCCGCGGTTGGGGTCTCCCCTGCTCGAACGGAGTTGAGAGCTCGGGGAAGCACGGCAACCACTACTTCGTGCACTCGGGCTGCCTCGCCTCCTGGGACGACCTGGACGCCGGCGCGGCGCCCCGTGTCGACCCGGCCTGGGCGGCACGGCAGGGCGTCGGCAAGAGCGATCCGTACGCCGCCGCCCGCGCCCGGGTCGCCGCGCTGGAAGCGGCGGGGCGGCTGCCGGCGCTGCGGCCGTACTACTCGCCGCAGCGGGCGGGGGCGTATCTCGGCGGCATCCTGGAGCGCAACGGCCTCGACGACAAGGGCAGGCCGTCGGCGCTCGCACCGGTCGGGAGCGAAGCGGGCCCGCTGCGGACGGTGATCCGCCGGGCCGCGCGCGGCGGCGCCAAGTCGCTCTACCGCGTGGGCCGGGAGCGGGTCGCCCCCGCGCTGCGCCGCTGGGGCCAGAACTGA
- a CDS encoding MaoC/PaaZ C-terminal domain-containing protein, translating into MRVHPPVRPEPGTRTLAAPPSLVPLLARGALLSPFKRPRPDAPVPATRFVLPGVRIDLAHLAAYERVCGFPTGADALPVTYPHVLAFPLAMRILAGRAFPLPLLGLVHTSIEITGHEECAASAEYELAVLVEKLAPHRRGTEATVLTEARVHGGLVWESRSTYLARHRPRNPDKSPAQDHAHDRDRKQGGERERGACLGRRQGSEPLPALAEWRLAPDVGRRYGAVSGDRNPIHLHPLTARLFGFPRAIAHGMWTVSRCLAEYGPGQPAQVRAEFRAPVLLPGAVTYAARGPSFELRSGERLHLTGDVRPPRA; encoded by the coding sequence ATGCGCGTTCATCCTCCCGTCCGCCCCGAGCCGGGGACCCGCACCCTCGCCGCTCCCCCTTCGCTCGTCCCGCTGCTGGCCCGCGGCGCCCTGCTCTCCCCCTTCAAGCGGCCCCGCCCGGACGCCCCCGTCCCCGCCACCCGGTTCGTCCTGCCCGGCGTGCGGATCGACCTCGCCCACCTCGCCGCGTACGAGCGGGTGTGCGGGTTCCCGACCGGCGCGGACGCCCTTCCGGTCACGTATCCGCACGTGCTCGCCTTTCCGCTGGCCATGCGGATCCTCGCGGGGCGCGCGTTCCCGCTTCCGCTGCTCGGGCTCGTGCACACCTCGATCGAGATCACCGGACACGAGGAGTGCGCCGCGAGCGCGGAGTACGAACTCGCGGTGCTGGTGGAGAAGCTGGCGCCGCACCGCAGGGGCACGGAGGCGACCGTGCTGACCGAGGCGAGGGTCCACGGCGGGCTCGTATGGGAGTCGAGGAGCACCTACCTCGCCCGGCACAGGCCCCGGAACCCGGACAAGAGCCCCGCCCAGGACCACGCACACGACCGGGACCGGAAGCAGGGCGGGGAGCGGGAGCGGGGCGCGTGCCTGGGGCGCCGCCAGGGGTCCGAGCCGCTGCCCGCCCTCGCCGAGTGGCGCCTCGCCCCGGACGTCGGCCGCCGCTACGGCGCCGTCTCCGGCGACCGCAACCCCATCCACCTGCACCCTCTCACCGCCCGCCTCTTCGGCTTCCCCCGTGCCATCGCGCACGGCATGTGGACGGTCTCCCGCTGCCTCGCCGAGTACGGGCCGGGGCAACCGGCGCAGGTGCGGGCCGAGTTCAGGGCGCCGGTACTGCTGCCCGGGGCGGTGACGTACGCCGCGCGAGGGCCGTCGTTCGAGCTCCGCTCGGGCGAGCGGCTCCATCTGACCGGCGACGTACGGCCACCGCGGGCGTGA
- a CDS encoding AMP-dependent synthetase/ligase encodes MSSPYSSDSVPPLPEPEIRRLDGVVREVAVPPIVGRVTHGSLADIPFDNAAAAPLEPVLSRKTPDGEGWMDVTAAEFAEQVLAVAKGLIAEGLVPGDRIAIMARTTYEWTLLDFAAWAAGLVTVPVYPTSSVFQTRWILQDSGAVALAVESVAQAAALGPEREHIPDLRHMWVFEKGHVERLAELGRDVPDQEVAVRRGVLGPDTLATLIYTSGTTGRPKGCVLTHGNFFAEVDNAVELLYPIFKARTRDPASTLLFLPLSHVFGRMVAVACLRARVKLGHAPSLQTEELLADLASFKPTFLLAIPYVLEKVFNTGRATAERMGRGSSFDRAARIAQKYGEAVEAKQHGTGPGPSRSLRAARALYDPLVYRRIRNALGGRVRHAICGGSPLGRRLAAFYAGAGIEIFEGYGLTETTAAATVTPPQKPRLGTVGRPLPGTRVRIAADGEVLLCGAQVFRGYWDPHAGGVVDAAPDGWFATGDIGELDADGYLAITGRKKEILITAGGKNVAPAPLQDWLRAHPLIAQCIVLGDRRPFVSALVTLDPEGIAHWRRMNGKHPVPPELVMDDPELLAILQRAVDEANRLVSRPESIRRFIVLPVDFTEEAGHLTPSMKLRRAAIEKDFGREIEALYAT; translated from the coding sequence GTGTCCAGCCCGTACTCGTCCGACTCCGTCCCTCCTCTTCCGGAGCCCGAGATCAGGCGGCTGGACGGTGTCGTGCGCGAGGTCGCGGTGCCGCCGATCGTGGGACGGGTGACACACGGATCCCTCGCGGACATCCCGTTCGACAACGCGGCCGCCGCCCCGCTGGAGCCGGTCCTCAGCCGGAAGACCCCGGACGGCGAGGGCTGGATGGACGTGACCGCCGCCGAGTTCGCCGAGCAGGTCCTCGCGGTGGCCAAGGGGCTGATCGCGGAGGGGCTGGTGCCGGGCGACCGGATCGCCATCATGGCCCGGACGACGTACGAGTGGACGCTCCTCGACTTCGCCGCCTGGGCCGCGGGCCTGGTCACCGTGCCGGTGTACCCGACCTCCTCCGTCTTCCAGACCCGCTGGATCCTCCAGGACTCGGGAGCCGTCGCGCTCGCCGTGGAGTCCGTGGCGCAGGCCGCCGCGCTCGGCCCCGAGCGCGAACACATCCCCGACCTGCGGCACATGTGGGTCTTCGAGAAGGGCCATGTGGAGCGTCTCGCGGAGCTCGGCCGCGATGTCCCGGACCAGGAAGTGGCCGTACGGCGCGGGGTGCTGGGCCCGGACACGCTCGCCACCCTCATCTACACCTCGGGCACCACCGGCCGCCCCAAGGGCTGCGTCCTGACCCACGGCAACTTCTTCGCCGAGGTCGACAACGCCGTCGAACTGCTCTACCCGATCTTCAAGGCCCGCACCCGGGATCCCGCCTCCACCCTTCTTTTCCTCCCCCTCTCGCACGTCTTCGGCCGCATGGTGGCCGTGGCCTGTCTGCGCGCGCGGGTCAAACTCGGCCACGCCCCGAGCCTCCAGACCGAGGAACTCCTCGCGGACCTGGCCTCGTTCAAGCCGACCTTCCTGCTCGCCATCCCGTACGTCCTGGAGAAGGTCTTCAACACCGGCCGCGCCACGGCCGAACGGATGGGCCGCGGTTCGTCCTTCGACCGGGCGGCCCGGATCGCCCAGAAGTACGGCGAGGCGGTCGAGGCCAAGCAGCACGGCACCGGTCCCGGTCCGAGCAGGAGCCTGCGCGCGGCCCGGGCCCTCTACGACCCCCTGGTCTACCGGCGCATCCGCAACGCCCTCGGCGGCAGGGTCCGGCACGCCATCTGCGGCGGGTCCCCGCTCGGCCGCCGGCTCGCCGCCTTCTACGCGGGAGCCGGCATCGAGATCTTCGAGGGGTACGGCCTGACGGAGACCACAGCCGCCGCGACCGTCACGCCTCCGCAGAAACCGCGCCTCGGCACGGTGGGCCGGCCCCTGCCGGGCACCCGGGTACGGATCGCCGCCGACGGGGAGGTGCTGCTGTGCGGCGCGCAGGTCTTCCGCGGCTACTGGGACCCGCACGCGGGCGGTGTCGTCGACGCCGCCCCGGACGGCTGGTTCGCGACCGGCGACATCGGCGAACTGGACGCCGACGGCTACCTCGCCATCACCGGCCGCAAGAAGGAGATCCTGATCACCGCGGGCGGCAAGAACGTCGCCCCGGCGCCCCTCCAGGACTGGCTGCGCGCCCATCCGCTGATCGCCCAGTGCATCGTCCTGGGGGACCGCCGCCCGTTCGTCTCCGCCCTCGTCACCCTCGACCCCGAGGGCATCGCCCACTGGCGCCGGATGAACGGCAAGCACCCGGTTCCCCCGGAACTCGTCATGGACGACCCGGAGCTGCTGGCCATCCTGCAGCGCGCCGTCGACGAGGCCAACCGGCTCGTCTCGCGCCCCGAATCCATCCGCCGCTTCATCGTCCTGCCCGTCGACTTCACCGAGGAGGCCGGCCACCTCACCCCTTCGATGAAGCTGCGGCGCGCGGCGATCGAGAAGGACTTCGGCAGGGAGATAGAGGCCCTGTACGCGACGTAG
- a CDS encoding cold-shock protein → MATGTVKWFNAEKGFGFIAQEGGGPDVFVHYSAINASGFRSLEENQSVSFDVTQGPKGPQAENVTPL, encoded by the coding sequence ATGGCTACCGGAACCGTGAAGTGGTTCAACGCCGAAAAGGGCTTTGGTTTCATTGCCCAGGAAGGCGGCGGCCCGGACGTCTTCGTCCACTACTCCGCGATCAACGCGAGCGGTTTCCGCTCTCTCGAAGAGAACCAGTCGGTTTCCTTCGACGTCACGCAGGGTCCGAAGGGCCCGCAGGCGGAGAACGTCACCCCGCTCTAA